One window of the Triticum dicoccoides isolate Atlit2015 ecotype Zavitan chromosome 3B, WEW_v2.0, whole genome shotgun sequence genome contains the following:
- the LOC119281170 gene encoding translation initiation factor IF-2-like, whose protein sequence is MATAPATLEAAAPRHLRSSFLCPCVGVASSSSSPSYLPRPASSTPSLAAAASSMASVGPPQRRRPVDSPLQLLPLQAAVVPRPAGTMPSSRPLHPSSRAPRPPRADQRPSLPPHPRPLALQIGRGAPDPELVAAPGFVFAPSLPAFVRWCLVCRDLTVHQCRDFLLCSRVPASQLRLPWPHRLAAVIFLKQPFMVPLCCEPPSTTAPSLLPCFVLG, encoded by the coding sequence ATGGCGACTGCGCCGGCGACCCTGGAGGCTGCTGCTCCGCGCCATCTCCGCTCCTCGTTCCTCTGCCCGTGCGTCGGCGTCGCCTCCAGCAGCTCCTCCCCGTCGTATCTGCCTCGCCCGGCCTCCTCAACCCCATCGCTAGCAGCCGCCGCGTCGTCCATGGCGTCGGTCGGACCTccacagcgccgccgccccgtcgacTCTCCTCTGCAGCTCCTTCCTCTGCAAGCCGCCGTCGTGCCCCGTCCAGCAGGGACCATGCCCTCGTCCCGTCCCCTGCATCCTTCCTCCCGTGCCCCACGACCCCCTCGTGCCGACCAGCGACCGTCGCTGCCTCCGCACCCTCGCCCCCTCGCActccagatcgggagaggagctcccgatccagagTTGGTCGCTGCACCGGGCTTCGTCTTCGCGCCTTCGCTGCCCGCCTTCGTTCGCTGGTGCCTCGTCTGCAGGGACCTCACCGTGCACCAGTGCCGCGACTTCCTCCTCTGCTCCCGAGTCCCCGCTTCGCAGCTGCGCCTCCCCTGGCCTCACCGCCTCGCTGCAGTGATCTTCCTCAAGCAACCCTTCATGGTTCCTCTTTGCTGTGAACCGCCAAGTACCACCGCACCGAGTCTTTTGCCTTGCTTTGTTTTGGGTTGA
- the LOC119281171 gene encoding translation initiation factor IF-2-like — MATAPATLEAAAPRHLRSSFLCPCVGVASSSSSPSYLPRPASSTPSLAAAASSMASVGPPQRRRPVDSPLQLLPLQAAVVPRPAGTMPSSRPLHPSSRAPRPPRADQRPSLPPHPRPLALQIGRGAPDPELVAAPGFVFAPSLPAFVRWCLVCRDLTVHQRRDFLLCSRVPASQLRLPWPHRLAAVIFLKQPFMVPLCCEPPSTTAPSLLPCFVLG, encoded by the coding sequence ATGGCGACTGCGCCGGCGACCCTGGAGGCTGCTGCTCCGCGTCATCTCCGCTCCTCGTTCCTCTGCCCGTGCGTCGGCGTCGCCTCCAGCAGCTCCTCCCCGTCGTATCTGCCTCGCCCGGCCTCCTCAACCCCATCGCTAGCAGCCGCCGCGTCGTCCATGGCGTCGGTCGGACCTccacagcgccgccgccccgtcgacTCTCCTCTGCAGCTCCTTCCTCTGCAAGCCGCCGTCGTGCCCCGTCCAGCAGGGACCATGCCCTCGTCCCGTCCCCTGCATCCTTCCTCCCGTGCCCCACGACCCCCTCGTGCCGACCAGCGACCGTCGCTGCCTCCGCACCCTCGCCCCCTCGCActccagatcgggagaggagctcccgatccagagTTGGTCGCTGCACCGGGCTTCGTCTTCGCGCCTTCGCTGCCCGCCTTCGTTCGCTGGTGCCTCGTCTGCAGGGACCTCACCGTGCACCAGCGCCGCGACTTCCTCCTCTGCTCCCGAGTCCCCGCTTCGCAGCTGCGCCTCCCCTGGCCTCACCGCCTCGCTGCAGTGATCTTCCTCAAGCAACCCTTCATGGTTCCTCTTTGCTGTGAACCGCCAAGTACCACCGCACCGAGTCTTTTGCCTTGCTTTGTTTTGGGTTGA